The following proteins are encoded in a genomic region of Arachis ipaensis cultivar K30076 chromosome B02, Araip1.1, whole genome shotgun sequence:
- the LOC110268768 gene encoding protein RETICULATA-RELATED 4, chloroplastic-like — translation MAILADFMLVYLPAPTMSLRPPLGINAGPIVKFFHNCPDNAFQVALSGTLYSLLQRFGAIARIGAKLFAIGTASSLVRTVVTNTLINAKKAVDMSSSEEIENVPILSTNATYGVYMAVSSNLRELLLLIHEHLQASRLSQAASTLLKEAQLTPLPSLTISIIATICSQIDSYNIYCITKGATLVPAAWKASYFKNSQNTSSHVSPKWKND, via the exons ATGGCCATACTTGCAGATTTCATGCTGGTTTATCTTCCTGCACCTACTATGTCTCTTAGACCGCCGCTTGGAATCAATGCAGGCCCTATTGTTAAGTTCTTCCACAACTGTCCGGATAATGCATTCCAG GTTGCTCTCTCTGGGACATTATATTCTTTGTTACAGAGATTTGGTGCAATAGCG CGTATTGGGGCTAAGCTTTTTGCTATTGGAACTGCATCATCACTG gTTAGGACAGTTGTGACAAATACCTTGATTAATGCAAAGAAGGCAGTTGATATGTCTTCCTCTGAAGAAATCGAAAATGTTCCAATATTATCTACCAATGCTACCTATGGTGTCTATATGGCAGTTTCTAGCAACCTCAG GGAACTTTTGCTTCTAATTCATGAACACCTGCAGGCATCTAGATTGTCACAAGCTGCTTCTACGTTGCTTAAAGAGGCTCAATTGACTCCCTTACCATCATT GACAATTAGCATCATTGCAACTATTTGTTCTCAGATTGACTCATACAACATATATTGCATTACAAAAGGTGCAACATTGGTTCCAGCTGCTTGGAAAGCTAGCTACTTTAAAAATTCCCAAAATACATCTTCACATGTGTCGCCAAAATGGAAGAATGATTAA
- the LOC110269189 gene encoding LOW QUALITY PROTEIN: SWI/SNF complex component SNF12 homolog (The sequence of the model RefSeq protein was modified relative to this genomic sequence to represent the inferred CDS: substituted 2 bases at 2 genomic stop codons): protein MLRELGFTDDEIISVALKFSINPQLEKPFGHWEIWKDILLVNLKVHYXXEKFKLSPALTEVLGIEVDTRPKIIGVIWHYVKARKLQNPSDPSFFHCDQPLQKVFGKDKMKFTMVSQKISHHLFPPQPVLWEHKIKLLGNCPTGTACYDVTVDVPFPIQRKLSVLLANVEKNKEIELCDESICGIIRKIYEHCRRRAFFLSFSQSHVDFINAMIESQSRDLKLAAGEPSRNTEKEHRSDFYNQPWVEDVVIRHLNCKSASGSDALGST, encoded by the exons ATGCTTAGGGAGCTTGGGTTCACCGATGATGAAATCATTTCTGTTGCACTCAAGTTCTCCATAAATCCTCAACTGGAAAAACCTTTTGGTCACTGGGAAATA tgGAAAGATATCTTGCTTGTGAATTTGAAAGTGCATTATTAGTAAGAGAAATTTAAGCTTTCACCAGCATTGACTGAGGTTCTTGGTATTGAGGTTGATACTCGTCCCAAAATTATTGGTGTAATATGGCATTATGTAAAGGCCAGGAAATTGCAAAACCCAAGTGACCCTTCTTTCTTTCACTGCGATCAGCCTCTACAGAAAGTATTTGGTAAAGATAAGATGAAATTTACTATGGTTTcacagaaaatatcacaccattTGTTTCCTCCACAGCCTGTACTTTGGGAGCATAAGATCAAGCTCTTAGGAAATTGTCCAACTGGAACTGCTTGTTATGATGTAACTGTTGATGTTCCATTTCCTATTCAGAGGAAGTTGTCTGTACTATTGGCCAATGTGGAGAAGAACAAAGAGATTGAGCTATGTGATGAATCGATATGTGGAATCATTAGAAAAATCTACGAGCACTGTAGGAGACGAGCATTCTTTCTTAGTTTCAGTCAATCTCATGTGGATTTTATTAATGCCATGATCGAGTCTCAAAGCAGGGATCTGAAACTTGCAGCTGGAGAACCCAGTCGCAACACTGAAAAAGAGCATCGATCGGATTTCTACAACCAACCATG GGTCGAAGATGTTGTTATTAGGCATTTGAATTGCAAGTCGGCATCAGGGAGCGACGCACTAGGAAGCACATGA